The following DNA comes from Picosynechococcus sp. PCC 7003.
ACCAGGGAATCCATGAGTTTTTGGGTGCCTTGCCATTGGGGGGCAATGACCATTAATCCCCAAAAGGGCAACACAAATAAGTTTGTAATATTGAATACAATATCTAAGTTTTCTAACGTCATATTACTGATAAGTAACGGTATAGACAGGGTTTGCAGCCCACTTGGGTATGATAACCGTAGCGTATCAATCTTGCTGACTTTACACGGTAAATTTAAATCTTAAAAAAGTATTAATAAGGTTTAGAATAGGTGTGTCACTATGGAGACAATAAGGTGTTTATTCGACTGGCTCAACAACATCGTGATTTCGTAAAAGACCTCGTCATGAGTCTACAGGCCCTGGCGATCGCCCTTGAGAACCGTGGTTACCTCGCGTCCTGCTATACCTGCGGTACCGAACTCAATAGCGCTTCCTTTATGGTGAGTTTAGGCGAAAATCATCTCATTCGTTTTCTCGTTTCCGATTACGGCATTACCTGGACAGAAATGCGCGATGAGCGGGAGCTGATGAAGCTAGAAGGCGCAGAAGCCATCAGCCAACTCCAGGAGCTCGCCAACATGATCAAGTACGAACGGGAACTACCCAAAGAATTTTCTTACCAGCGTCCTGAGTCTGACCCTTTGGTCACCCTCTAGGATCTGTTTCAATCCCCGTGCCCAGGGGTAATTTCTGTTACTCCTTCCTAACTTTTCAGACTAATTCCCCTTGATCTCCCCAAGCGGTGGAGGTCTTTTTCGCTTGGGTGACTCACGTTCCCATCTTCAAGGGTTGGTGTTTAGGAGCTGAAAATCGGCAGAAAAATGGTCACAAATAGATACACCACCGGCGCAGTAAAAACATAACTATCAGTGCGGTCGAGAATACCGCCGTGGCCCGGAATCAATTGTCCAGAATCTTTAAAGCCTGCATCCCGTTTCATAATGGATTCGGTTAAATCTCCCAGTAGGGTGGTGACGCTAATGAGCAGTCCTAGAAGTATGCCGGTAATGGGCCACCATGACCAGTCGAGATACCAAGCCCCGGCGATCGCCACGAAGATAGTCCCCAAGGCTCCGAAAATAGCGCCTTCTACAGTCTTTTTAGGGCTAATGGCCGAGAGTTTCGTTTTGCCTAGCCATTTGCCCATGAAATAAGCACCGATGTCTGCGGCCCAAATACAAACCATCACGACAAAGGT
Coding sequences within:
- a CDS encoding DUF1815 family protein; its protein translation is MFIRLAQQHRDFVKDLVMSLQALAIALENRGYLASCYTCGTELNSASFMVSLGENHLIRFLVSDYGITWTEMRDERELMKLEGAEAISQLQELANMIKYERELPKEFSYQRPESDPLVTL